A single window of Culicoides brevitarsis isolate CSIRO-B50_1 chromosome 3, AGI_CSIRO_Cbre_v1, whole genome shotgun sequence DNA harbors:
- the LOC134833280 gene encoding innexin inx3 — MAVFGMVSSLAGFVKVRYLIDKAIIDNMVFRCHYRITSAILFVCCIIVTANNLIGDPISCINDGAVPTHVINTYCWITYTFTLPGLHGKSIGTHVAQSGVGSDQGDKTYHSYYQWVPFTLFMQGILFYVPHWIWKNWESGKIRMISDGIRGVYTAPMDERISRQSRLVRYIVDSLSTHNSYSFGYFFCEFLNFINVIINIIFTDKFLGNAFLTYGPEVIKFSNMNQETRYDPMIAVFPRITKCTFHKYGASGSIQKHDAMCVLALNILNEKIYIFLWFWFIILATLSALAIIYSAVILMMPTSREAVIKRRFRHGTKKEVESLIRRIQIGDFLLLHLLGQNINVTQYSEILHSVINDIGGSTGGDTPSAPSTLEMAPMYPDMKFGKEYKETET; from the exons atgGCTGTATTTGGCATGGTATCATCACTAGCCGGCTTTGTTAAAGTTCggtatttaattgataaagcTATAATTGACAACATGGTTTTCAGATGTCACTATAGAATCACTAGCGCGATATTGTTTGTCTGTTGTATTATTGTTACAGCTAATAATTTGATTG GCGATCCAATTTCCTGTATAAATGACGGAGCTGTACCTACTCATGTTATAAATACATATTGTTGGATCACATACACATTTACTTTGCCTGGTTTGCACGGAAAGTCTATAGGAACTCATGTTGCACAATCAGGGGTGGGATCTGATCAGGGAGATAAAACCTATCATAGTTATTATCAGTGGGTACCATTTACCCTATTTATGCAA gGTATTTTATTCTATGTGCCTCATTGGATTTGGAAAAATTGGGAGTCTGGAAAAATTAGAATGATCTCAGATGGTATTCGTGGCGTTTATACAGCTCCGATGGATGAACGTATCAGCAGACAGTCACGTTTAGTTAGATATATTGTAGATAGCTTATCGACTCATAACTCATATTCATTTGgatactttttttgtgaatttcttaattttataaacgtG ataATAAACATCATATtcactgacaaatttttgggCAATGCTTTCTTAACGTATGGTCCtgaagttattaaattttcaaacatgaATCAAGAAACGCGTTATGATCCAATGATTgcc GTTTTTCCTCGCATAACAAAATGTACATTTCACAAGTATGGAGCTTCAGGAAGCATTCAAAAACATGACGCAATGTGTGTTTTAGctcttaacattttaaatgaaaaaatatatattttcttatG GTTTTGGTTCATCATTTTGGCTACATTAAGTGCTTTAGCCATCATTTACTCAGCGGTCATCTTAATGATGCCAACTTCTCGAGAAGCTGTAATCAAAAGGCGTTTCCGTCATGGAACCAAGAAGGAGGTTGAAAGTTTGATTAGACGTATTCAg attggTGACTTTTTGCTCTTACACTTGCTAggacaaaatattaatgtaaCGCAGTATAGTGAAATTTTGCATTCCGTAATAAATGATATTGGGGGAAGCACTGGTGGTGATACTCCTTCAGCACCATCAACCCTTGAAATGGCTCCAATGTATCCAGATATGAAATTTGGTAAAGAGTACAAAGAAACTGAgacgtaa